The segment TCCAGGTTGGCAGAATAAGGTTCTATTACATCGGTCAAATTCATCATCATGAGCATCTGTCTCGTTTTTTACCTTCTCATTCTTTCCACAGTGATCCGACTGCCAAGCTGCCCAGAGATGAGTTTTTGGTCAGTCCCTTGGTTTTACCTCAGGATGTCCACGCGTACCGGCCCCATGATGTTGTTGACAGTTTGCACAGCCGCGTAGGTCCGTTCAGGGATGGGAGGCCCTACGGCTCAAACATGTTCAACGGGGTCAGCACCCCCAGCAACTACCATCTCTACGGGCAGTTTCCCATGCCAGGATTCCCTTTCCCTCTCTGCAAGCTGACTGatgccaaaaacgcttttgctgACCTCTCTAAGAGTGGTATCCACCACAAGCATTGTTCTCCGCATGACAGCGCCAACATCATCAGGGCAGAATACACCAGGGCGGTTGGCACCAGCTCCTCCAGCATTATTCACTCCACCACCTACGCTTCCAGGGAGGTAGGGAGAGACGATGAGATGCGGAAGGAGAGCCACGAGGGGGTCAGCCAGTCTATCGCGCTCGGCACAAGGAAGCGTGCGTTTCCTGTGCTGACCCTCGAGCACCAGAGAGACTCGGGAAAAGATCACGCTCCTCAGGCAGAGGAAGACCTGATCCATCAGCACTACCCCCTGGGAATCTCCTCCGCTGGACGCAAGAGCCTCATGAGCAGCCCGCAGAGCCCCCTCAAATCGGACTGCCAGCCCAACTCCCCAACAGAGTCCAGCAGTAGCAAGAACGCCGGCCTCTCCCAAGCCGCTGTAGTGCAAGCTCCGCAAGGGACGCAGGACCCCAAATCTCGCAACTGGAAGAAGTACAAGTTCATCGTGCTGAATCAGAGCGCTAAGGAGGACGAGGTGGGGCTGCGGGATCCCGGGCTTCGGTCACCTCAGCGCCTTGGCCTGCAACCCTACCTCCACCCCAGCGACTCGGAGAACCTGGACCCACAAACCACGAGCAAGAGCAACGATCACAGTGAGGACCTACCCGTGCCCCAGGCGAGTCGTCTCAACAACATCATTAACAGGTGAGGTTTCTGTCACATGCACAGCTGACATGTGAACCAATTTGTATGACGTCCTGGGAGGATATGGGGCAGTGTAGGAGGGTATCATAAGAGCGGAGGAATTCATGGCCATGTTTTTATGCTTTTGTTAATCCAGTTTGATGTTCTAGATTTTGGACATTCACCAAGAtcatttttcaaatttaaaattttccaatttatttgatttaaagtacttttttttttttacaactgatttaaagtgtttgttttgcgtCTGACTTGGaagtatttgttttgtgtctgtagcGCACTGGAGGGGTCACTGAGGAACGGTGACAGCCACCCTCCGCACTACTTGAGCCGCCTCAACTGCTCGTCTTGTGGCACACCGTCCCCACAGCACTCAGAAGTGTGTCCCAACTCCTCCAGGTCCCGTCTATCAGAGGACATGGCAGAGCTGCACTCAGAATACTCCGACTCCAGTTGTGGTGAGTTTACGACTCGTATTCAAGTGTCGGTGACAAATCAAAAAATTATTATTGAGGACTAGAGGTTCACTGAAATTTCTCCCACACAGAAAACGGCACATTCTTCTGTAACGAATGTGACTCCAAGTTTGCCGAGGACGAAGCGCTGAAACAACACATGCTTCAAGTGCACAGCGACAAGCCATACAAGTGTGACCGCTGCCAGGCGGCTTTCCGCTACAAGGGCAACCTCGCCAGCCACAAGACCGTCCACACAGGTACATCAAAGAGACTCGTCTATTGTCTGTCAGATCCTTTGTTGCTTGATTTGCTGCTGGAGTCTAACTTTTTTGTTCCCTCTGATTTTGCTTCAATCAGGAGAGAAGCCGTATCGCTGTAATATCTGTGGTGCTCAGTTTAACAGACCAGCTAACCTCAAGACTCACACTCGCATCCACTCAGGAGAGAAGCCATACAAATGTGAGACGTGTGGAGCTCGTTTTGTACAGGTAATAACACCCTGACATACAATATTTTCCCTCTCTATTGTATATTGGCTAATAGCACTAATACTCAACTCTGAACTGTAACTATGGGCGGGAGTGGTAATTTTCAGCTTAACAGACGTACACATAATTACAGTGAGGAACATCCTCAGGGGTGTTTTGGCTTTTTACGATGAGTGCTAATATGTGTGCTGTCTGAAATGTCTCATTAAATTGTGTCTGTGGAAAATAACTCATTCCTGGAAGACAGCTTGAagtttttttgtcagtcagatAATTTGGTTTTCGctgattttatttatgttttcacGTTTCAGGTTGCTCatctccgcgctcacgtgttgATCCACACGGGTGAGAAGCCATATCCGTGTGAGATCTGTGGAACACGCTTCCGTCACCTGCAGACGCTGAAGAGCCACCTGCGCATACACACGGGAGAAAAGCCCTACCATGTAGGTTCACAAACTGTTTTTCActtctcaagaaaaaaaaaaaacacacgttTGCATAATCTTCATAAAATTCCCCAAATTAATTTTGCTTTCTCTTCCAGTGTGAGAAATGCAACTTGCACTTCCGCCACAAGAGTCAGCTGCGGCTGCATCTTCGACAGAAGCACGGCGCCATCACTAACACAAAGATCCAGTACCGTATGTCGACGGCGGACATGCCCACTGACTTGACGAAGGCGTGCTGAGCTGGAAGAAGGGAACAGTTTTAATGGAGGCAATCTTGACCTTGGCATTTAAAGACCCCAACTTGTACAATCATCCAAAATTGTAGTGCCACACTGTGTTCATTAGACAAATAAATTGGCTGCGTACGCCATTCTAAACGGGTTTCCACTACATGTGAACGTAGAGCCACTTACGGCATCTTAGTCACTTTATTGTTTCTATATagatatgaatatatatatatatgtatgttggGAGTGTTTCTAAGCTTTGAAGGTACGTATATAAAGCTTTATTTTGTTGAGAAGGATGGAATGTAAACAATCTGTTTTttgaaaatacagtattttataTCAGAGAACTTACTTTTCTGAAAGTGTTGAAATTTTGATTGACGGGTGGTACATATATTTTAAGATTACGAGATTTGCGGCTGTATAGAGTTGTCTATACATTTTTATGTAGATGTACGTACATGTTGCACCATGTCAAGTTGCCATATTCATGTGaggtgggagaaaaaaaaaaacgacataGTAATTGGATTCAGTCAAAACATATCAgatgactgctgctgctgtctgatgaGGTTATGCATGAGGTACTCTGCCAGTTGTCAGCGCACATGAAGTGGGCAACTGCATAAATATTGTGACATATTGTGTAATTATATCTGTGGGATTGCTCTCTGCTGGCAGAGCCAATCTTAAGTGTTGAGATGCATTTCAAGGTACTGCTTTGTTATGACCAAGAAAATATTTTGcttcaaatgtatttgtatagatgtgacttttgtttttgttcatttgttttccatAAGTGAAGGTTTACAGTTTTTGGTCATTGTTCTAGCTCCTACAGTAAAGTTGTGTAAGTGTcaaggttttttgtttgtacatACACTGTGTATTCAATGTGCCTTTCTCTATGGTGTCTGAATTCCTCTCCATTCAGCCCAGCTCCATCAAGGTACAACTCAAGGACAACACCTGTCCTAACCcccctgtgtgtatgtgagtgtgtgtgtgtgagtgagcgtgtgtatatatttttaaatgctcgTCACCAACCTTAAAACATGCAAATTCATCATTGTAAATCTTCAGGACTTGTTTTTGGATTGGGCTTTTTTAACTGCATTAAAATTATTGTACAATGTTATAGATGTATGAATGTAAAATAAAGGTATTGGATTTCTATGTATTAACACCGGATTGAGTTTGTCATATTGAGATAAATGACACCGAATAATGGGTGTCCTCTACCAGAAGAAAAATTGAATCCCATTTCCTGCATATCGACACACATTAGGGACCTCAGTTACCAAATAAAAATCCAAGAAATAATTAAGTTCACGCTAAATTCTGCCAGAATAAAACTAAATATGCTGCTCATCTGTGGCATTGTTTGGAGTATGTCACAGCAAAACCAGCATCTTAATTCACAATCTCAGCCAGGATCCGACAGCTGTCTAACAGAAGCATATTAAACATGAAttttctggtttaaaaaaaaaagtttttgaaaatGCGGGTTGCCAGAAATGGGATTTTAGTCCCCACTGGAAATTACACCTCAGCATGGCCATGATAAAAACTAGAGGACATAACTTTTAGATCAAACACAGCACAATATGTAAACTCTTCTCTAAGTGTAAAACCAGTTTGACCAGATCAGAGgatcataattttatttttagttttataaAACTGAATCCACAAAATACGCTTTACTGTACTTTTACTGTAAATAGCAACTAAAAAAAGAGATGTTGTGCATGATTTCTCCAGCTGTTGACCAAAACTGAATCCAAGAAAAGAGCAGCATCCCGCAACCTTTCATAATTcacatctgacacacacaaatctcTTCGCTTTTAGAAAGTGCTGTAAATACTGCAGTAACAGGAAGAAACTACACACAGGGTTTCTACAGCTCAGGGCAAATTGGCTTTTGGACTTTTTAAGACTGTGTTTTTTGCTTGAGACTAATTTAACAATAACCAAATTTCAAGGGAAAAAAACGAatgattttaataaaaaattaattaataatcaaataacttttgtaacataaaacaatgtttttgtcTCATGGCAGAGTATACACCAATCAGGCAAAActttcaaaccactgacaggtgaagtgaataacttcgattattttgttccaatgcattgttctgctgggaaacctttggttctggcattcatgtggataccacctgacatgttccacccactcaaacactgttgcagaccaagtaccccccctcatggcaacagtactccccagtggcagaaaaaagcagcatgccacactacacaaactgtttagaaatggcctgtggagcgtgacacaaagctcaaggtgtcgatctggcttctaaatttcccaggtcccaatctgctcaaggattctagtgatgtgctggtaccccagatgtaccctaatccaaggtggggtcTCCCTGGATGGGACATGGCTCTGACCTGtggaggcatggacacaggatctctgggagtgtcctgcggtgtctggcaccagtgcgctgccggcagatccatttagtccagtgggttgtgaggtgggttaatggcacgtgccacagatgctcattcagattgggatctggggaatttggaggccaggttgacactttgaggtctttgtcacattccttgggccattcctgagccatgtttgcagtgtggcatggtgcattatcctgctggggggccactgccattggggagtactgttgccatgagggggggtacttggtctgcaacggtgtttaagtgggtggaacatgtcaggtggtatccacatgaatgccagaaccaaaggttttcCAAAAGCCACTTTGCCTTGTACGGGTTTCAGCCTTATAGCCAGTGAGAGCTCGCTAGCACACAGTGGATCCTCCGCTCTGAGCAGAAACAAAATACGAGTGTCATTTGTCCGGCTGTCCTGATCTTTATGAAGTTAATGCAAGAACTGTCATTcagtaaaatattattttacaatgcaacatcagaaaaaaagatccATAAAATCCTCCATCACGTCTTAGCATTTTTGAGACTTTTGAAAgattaagacattttaataccaataaAGGCCTTATTTTAagattaatgaattcaatgTCTTTTAAAACCTGTTCCCAGTTACTTCTCAACT is part of the Epinephelus moara isolate mb chromosome 10, YSFRI_EMoa_1.0, whole genome shotgun sequence genome and harbors:
- the bcl6aa gene encoding BCL6A transcription repressor a, whose protein sequence is MQEVSRKALPELDKMACAADSCIQFTRHASDVLLNLNRLRSRDILTDVTILVNRQQFRAHKTVLMACSGLFYTIFTDSHKCNLNAISLDPKVDPEGFAILLEFMYTSRLTLKESLIMAIMNTAIYLQMDHVVDTCHRFIKSSDPTAKLPRDEFLVSPLVLPQDVHAYRPHDVVDSLHSRVGPFRDGRPYGSNMFNGVSTPSNYHLYGQFPMPGFPFPLCKLTDAKNAFADLSKSGIHHKHCSPHDSANIIRAEYTRAVGTSSSSIIHSTTYASREVGRDDEMRKESHEGVSQSIALGTRKRAFPVLTLEHQRDSGKDHAPQAEEDLIHQHYPLGISSAGRKSLMSSPQSPLKSDCQPNSPTESSSSKNAGLSQAAVVQAPQGTQDPKSRNWKKYKFIVLNQSAKEDEVGLRDPGLRSPQRLGLQPYLHPSDSENLDPQTTSKSNDHSEDLPVPQASRLNNIINSALEGSLRNGDSHPPHYLSRLNCSSCGTPSPQHSEVCPNSSRSRLSEDMAELHSEYSDSSCENGTFFCNECDSKFAEDEALKQHMLQVHSDKPYKCDRCQAAFRYKGNLASHKTVHTGEKPYRCNICGAQFNRPANLKTHTRIHSGEKPYKCETCGARFVQVAHLRAHVLIHTGEKPYPCEICGTRFRHLQTLKSHLRIHTGEKPYHCEKCNLHFRHKSQLRLHLRQKHGAITNTKIQYRMSTADMPTDLTKAC